The following proteins come from a genomic window of Mycobacterium sp. DL:
- a CDS encoding TetR family transcriptional regulator translates to MGRPNDKRISYAEASRVLLRDSILDGMREMLLARDWSSITLSDVARAAGISRQTIYNEFGSRHGLAQGYALRLADRLVDQIHGAINDNVGDVYAAFLQGFRDFFTESSADPLVISLLTGTSKPDLLQIITTDSAPIISRCSTRLTETFMSSWVRASDEDAGVLARAIVRLAMSYVSMPPEADHDVARDLARLMSPFAERYGVIDTP, encoded by the coding sequence GTGGGCCGCCCCAACGACAAGCGCATCTCCTACGCCGAGGCATCGCGAGTGCTGCTGCGCGACTCGATCCTCGACGGCATGCGCGAGATGTTGCTGGCCCGCGACTGGTCCTCGATCACGCTGTCCGATGTCGCCCGGGCGGCCGGCATCAGCCGCCAGACCATCTACAACGAGTTCGGCTCGCGGCACGGTCTGGCCCAGGGATACGCCCTGCGTCTGGCGGACCGGCTCGTCGACCAGATCCACGGCGCCATCAACGACAACGTCGGCGACGTCTACGCCGCCTTCCTTCAGGGGTTCCGCGACTTCTTCACCGAGTCGTCTGCCGACCCGCTGGTGATCTCACTGCTGACTGGGACCTCGAAGCCCGACCTGCTGCAGATCATCACCACCGACAGCGCACCGATCATCAGCCGGTGCTCGACGCGGCTGACCGAAACGTTCATGTCCAGCTGGGTCCGGGCCAGCGACGAGGACGCCGGAGTGCTGGCCAGGGCCATCGTCCGGCTGGCGATGAGCTACGTGTCCATGCCCCCGGAAGCCGACCACGATGTGGCCCGAGACCTGGCCAGATTGATGTCTCCCTTCGCCGAACGCTACGGTGTTATAGATACTCCTTAG
- the ahcY gene encoding adenosylhomocysteinase — MTASLTADARNGIDYKVADLELAEFGRKEIRLAEHEMPGLMALRREYADVLPLKGARVSGSLHMTVQTAVLIETLVALGAEVRWASCNIFSTQDHAAAATVVGPNGTVEAPKGVPVFAWKGETLEEYWWAAEQMLTWPGEPANMILDDGGDATMLVLRGAEFEKAGVVPPEDDEHSDEYKVFLNLLRRSIEADKSKWTKVAESVKGVTEETTTGVLRLYQFAAAGELSFPAINVNDSVTKSKFDNKYGTRHSLIDGINRGTDVLIGGKAALVCGYGDVGKGCAEALKAQGARVAVTEIDPINALQALMDGFEVKTVEEAVGWADIIITATGNQGIITLEHMRSMKHQAILGNIGHFDDEIEMARLERDQKVRRINIKPQVDEFIFEDGHSIIVLSEGRLLNLGNATGHPSFVMSNSFSNQVIAQIELWTKNDEYDNEVYRLAKHLDEKVAKIHVEALGGSLTKLTKEQAEYIGVDVDGPYKPEHYRY; from the coding sequence ATGACTGCATCACTGACCGCCGATGCCCGCAATGGCATCGACTACAAGGTCGCTGACCTCGAACTTGCCGAGTTCGGCCGCAAAGAGATCCGGCTCGCCGAGCACGAGATGCCGGGTCTGATGGCGCTGCGCCGCGAGTACGCCGACGTGCTGCCGCTCAAGGGCGCACGCGTCTCCGGATCGCTGCACATGACCGTCCAGACTGCCGTGCTGATCGAGACGCTGGTCGCGCTCGGCGCCGAAGTGCGCTGGGCGTCGTGCAACATCTTCTCCACCCAGGACCACGCCGCCGCCGCGACGGTCGTCGGCCCCAACGGAACCGTCGAGGCGCCCAAGGGCGTGCCGGTGTTCGCGTGGAAGGGCGAGACGCTGGAGGAGTACTGGTGGGCCGCCGAGCAGATGCTCACCTGGCCGGGCGAGCCCGCGAACATGATCCTCGACGACGGCGGCGACGCCACCATGCTGGTGCTGCGCGGCGCCGAGTTCGAGAAGGCGGGCGTGGTTCCGCCCGAGGACGACGAGCACTCCGACGAGTACAAGGTGTTCCTGAACCTGCTGCGCCGCTCGATCGAGGCGGACAAATCCAAGTGGACCAAGGTCGCCGAGTCCGTCAAGGGCGTCACCGAGGAGACCACCACCGGTGTGCTGCGGCTGTACCAGTTCGCCGCCGCCGGTGAGCTGTCCTTCCCGGCCATCAACGTCAACGACTCGGTGACCAAGAGCAAGTTCGACAACAAGTACGGCACCCGGCACTCGCTGATCGACGGCATCAACCGCGGCACCGACGTGCTGATCGGCGGTAAGGCCGCGCTGGTCTGCGGTTACGGCGACGTCGGCAAGGGCTGCGCCGAGGCGCTCAAGGCCCAAGGCGCCCGCGTCGCGGTCACCGAGATCGACCCGATCAACGCGCTGCAGGCACTGATGGACGGCTTCGAGGTCAAGACCGTCGAGGAGGCCGTCGGCTGGGCGGACATCATCATCACCGCCACGGGCAACCAGGGCATCATCACCCTCGAGCACATGCGGTCGATGAAGCACCAGGCGATCCTCGGCAACATCGGTCACTTCGACGACGAGATCGAGATGGCCCGCCTCGAGCGTGACCAGAAGGTCCGCCGCATCAACATCAAGCCGCAGGTCGACGAGTTCATCTTCGAAGACGGCCATTCGATCATCGTGCTGAGCGAAGGCCGCCTGCTGAACCTCGGCAACGCGACCGGCCACCCGTCGTTCGTGATGAGCAACAGCTTCTCCAACCAGGTCATCGCGCAGATCGAGCTGTGGACCAAGAACGACGAGTACGACAACGAGGTCTACCGCCTGGCCAAGCACCTCGACGAGAAGGTCGCCAAGATCCACGTCGAAGCGCTCGGTGGCTCGCTGACCAAGCTCACCAAGGAGCAGGCCGAGTACATCGGCGTCGACGTCGACGGCCCGTACAAGCCGGAGCACTACCGCTACTGA
- a CDS encoding rubredoxin, with translation MSDAYKLFVCVQCGFEYDEAKGWPEDGIAPGTRWDDIPEDWSCPDCGAAKSDFEMVEVARG, from the coding sequence GTGAGCGACGCCTACAAGCTGTTCGTCTGTGTGCAGTGCGGGTTCGAGTACGACGAGGCCAAGGGATGGCCCGAGGACGGCATCGCGCCCGGCACCCGCTGGGACGACATCCCCGAGGACTGGAGCTGCCCGGACTGTGGTGCAGCGAAGTCCGATTTCGAGATGGTCGAGGTCGCGCGGGGATGA
- a CDS encoding rubredoxin: MSAYRCPGCDYVYDEAKGAPREGFPPGTQWDHVPDDWCCPDCAVREKVDFEVA; the protein is encoded by the coding sequence ATGAGCGCCTACCGCTGCCCCGGATGTGACTACGTCTATGACGAGGCCAAAGGCGCTCCGCGCGAGGGCTTTCCGCCCGGAACCCAGTGGGACCACGTCCCGGACGACTGGTGCTGCCCCGACTGTGCGGTGCGCGAGAAGGTCGATTTCGAAGTCGCGTAA